A portion of the Cyanobium sp. PCC 7001 genome contains these proteins:
- a CDS encoding SDR family oxidoreductase, whose amino-acid sequence MANVAIIGGSRGIGEAVARHLVAKSERVLSVSRSVSKYGEWIKADVSTPEGVSTVADAAGEGVLDSLLYMGGTWETDAFTSSYSFSSCSDDDIARVLNVNLMAPIRIVKALLPALRKSSNPKIIFMGALSGRDNFPSREVANSASKFGLRGVVHSLREELRPDRISVTVINPGNVGTPEVLSDLAEIGAPATDAIPLEDLLMIIDCVLCLSRQTCIKEIDVPAMSSKGA is encoded by the coding sequence ATGGCAAACGTCGCGATCATTGGAGGCAGCAGAGGGATTGGGGAGGCTGTTGCGCGACACCTCGTTGCAAAATCAGAACGAGTATTGTCTGTATCGCGCTCTGTCTCAAAGTATGGCGAGTGGATTAAGGCTGATGTCTCGACTCCTGAGGGAGTCAGTACTGTTGCAGACGCTGCTGGGGAAGGAGTCCTAGATTCTCTTCTCTACATGGGAGGCACTTGGGAGACAGATGCCTTTACGTCATCATATTCATTTTCAAGTTGCTCTGATGATGACATTGCTAGAGTTCTAAATGTCAATCTCATGGCACCCATCAGAATCGTAAAGGCATTGCTGCCTGCTTTGAGAAAGTCCAGCAATCCGAAGATCATCTTCATGGGAGCTCTTTCCGGGCGTGATAACTTTCCAAGCAGAGAGGTCGCAAATTCTGCTTCGAAGTTTGGGCTCCGAGGTGTGGTCCACTCTTTGCGAGAAGAGCTTCGGCCTGACCGGATATCTGTGACAGTGATCAATCCAGGTAATGTGGGAACTCCAGAGGTGCTTTCGGACCTGGCAGAGATTGGAGCTCCCGCAACAGATGCGATTCCGCTTGAAGATCTACTTATGATTATCGACTGCGTTCTGTGCTTATCCCGCCAAACCTGTATCAAGGAGATTGATGTGCCTGCCATGTCCAGCAAGGGTGCCTAA
- a CDS encoding ATP-binding protein, with amino-acid sequence MAEYRFTDVFVPGGFPRHTYNPRLELQLEERVGQVRDNLCKLVIVTGHTKSGKTVLVRNILPREDSIWVDGGAVGEEDDFWTTVIDQLSLFQEAEIGQEKVVGAEVAAKGTAGANFLIAKGEGEVGGSMSTGRTTTSSNTRSVSSRVIALKGLAEARKPLIVDDFHYLPRELQGGIVRALKPLIFDGLPVVLIAIPHRRYDALKVEREMTGRILPVEIPSWSPAELAYIPSTGFPLLDSALSDRLTEELAANSIGSPHLMQEFCREICRVRGITTSFNGETADTDAEGTNRVFVETAETIGRPIFEKLARGPRQRSDRIPRQLKNGSEVDIYGLVLHGLAFLKPGLVTIEYEEMRAAIREVSAQSPPQLQEVARVLKHMSDIAATDQSSTPVIDFDEEDKLLHVTDPFFAFYLRWGSLNS; translated from the coding sequence ATGGCCGAATACCGTTTCACAGACGTGTTCGTGCCGGGCGGATTTCCACGCCACACATACAATCCCCGCCTTGAGTTGCAGCTCGAAGAGCGCGTGGGGCAAGTGAGAGATAACTTGTGCAAACTGGTAATCGTTACCGGCCACACAAAGTCAGGCAAGACCGTGTTGGTACGCAATATCTTGCCTCGCGAGGACTCAATCTGGGTTGATGGCGGTGCAGTGGGAGAAGAAGACGATTTTTGGACAACAGTCATTGATCAGCTTTCACTCTTTCAAGAAGCGGAAATAGGGCAGGAAAAGGTGGTTGGAGCGGAGGTCGCTGCCAAGGGAACAGCCGGAGCGAACTTTCTAATTGCAAAGGGCGAGGGAGAAGTAGGTGGCAGTATGTCCACAGGGCGAACGACCACATCTAGCAACACACGATCTGTATCCTCTCGCGTCATCGCTCTAAAGGGGCTAGCGGAGGCTCGCAAGCCATTGATCGTTGATGACTTCCACTATCTTCCGCGCGAGCTACAAGGTGGGATTGTCAGAGCCCTGAAGCCGCTAATTTTTGACGGCCTGCCAGTAGTACTAATCGCAATACCTCACCGTAGATACGACGCTCTCAAAGTTGAGCGTGAGATGACTGGCCGCATCCTTCCTGTTGAGATACCTTCATGGTCGCCTGCCGAACTTGCCTATATTCCATCTACAGGCTTTCCACTATTGGACAGTGCACTATCGGATAGGCTAACTGAGGAACTGGCCGCGAATTCAATAGGTAGCCCACATCTCATGCAGGAGTTCTGTCGTGAGATCTGCCGTGTTCGTGGAATTACGACATCCTTTAACGGAGAGACCGCAGATACTGATGCAGAGGGAACTAACAGAGTTTTCGTTGAGACTGCTGAGACGATTGGCCGTCCTATTTTTGAAAAGCTAGCTCGAGGGCCGAGGCAGCGTTCTGACCGAATTCCGCGCCAGCTTAAAAATGGCAGCGAGGTAGACATTTATGGGCTTGTTCTCCACGGTCTAGCCTTCCTGAAACCGGGCCTCGTAACGATTGAATACGAAGAGATGCGAGCTGCAATTCGCGAGGTGTCTGCTCAGTCACCGCCGCAACTTCAAGAAGTCGCGAGAGTATTGAAGCATATGTCAGATATAGCTGCAACTGATCAGAGTTCAACTCCTGTAATCGACTTTGATGAAGAGGATAAGCTTTTGCATGTAACTGATCCGTTTTTTGCGTTCTATTTGAGGTGGGGCAGCTTGAACAGCTAA
- a CDS encoding 4-oxalocrotonate tautomerase family protein: MPYVNVQITKGATREQKAQLVKDITDSLVAVLGKKPEHTHVVIQEIEYEDWGFSGLLTDEWNKGQVTAADA; encoded by the coding sequence ATGCCTTATGTCAATGTGCAGATCACTAAAGGTGCCACGCGCGAGCAGAAGGCGCAACTGGTGAAAGATATTACGGATTCTCTTGTTGCTGTACTAGGCAAGAAACCCGAACACACTCATGTCGTAATTCAGGAGATTGAGTATGAAGACTGGGGCTTTTCAGGGTTGCTTACTGACGAATGGAACAAAGGACAGGTCACAGCAGCTGACGCCTAA
- a CDS encoding GFA family protein, giving the protein MTEVNLSGSCLCGKVKFFIAAELEEFYFCHCQQCRKLSGTAFASNILAKPSPIVWRSGSELIRRFDYPGERSFTRVFCGNCGSALPFLNKRMSSLIIPAGSLDSEVSILPDKNIFWDDKAPWLDAGTAAQRFIGFP; this is encoded by the coding sequence ATGACCGAAGTCAATTTGAGCGGCAGCTGCCTGTGTGGAAAGGTAAAATTCTTCATAGCGGCTGAGCTGGAAGAGTTTTACTTTTGTCATTGCCAACAATGTAGAAAGCTTTCAGGAACGGCGTTTGCCTCAAATATACTGGCAAAGCCTTCGCCGATTGTTTGGCGATCTGGTTCGGAGCTTATAAGACGCTTTGATTATCCTGGCGAGAGGTCCTTTACCCGGGTATTCTGCGGTAACTGTGGATCAGCGCTTCCCTTCTTAAACAAAAGGATGTCGTCTCTGATCATCCCAGCGGGAAGTCTTGACAGCGAGGTCTCAATCCTGCCAGACAAGAATATCTTTTGGGATGACAAGGCGCCTTGGCTTGACGCAGGCACTGCAGCTCAACGATTTATTGGCTTTCCATAA
- a CDS encoding integron integrase has translation MTMTPEAKPAGLIQRYREELQTRHYARRTVKTYELWLRRFLRFHNLRHPREMGSAEVNSFLTHLAVDLQVSPSTQNQALAALLFLYRELLDRDLELDGVVRARNRRRLPVVLSEAEVRAVRDHLEGDPALVVGLLYGSGLRLMEALRLRVKDLDFERRELSVRDGKGGKDRLTLLPQSLVADLKHHLLGVRRLHRLDLAAGWGQVLMPHALARKYPNAAREWAWQWVFPQEHRWHDRTSGTQGRHHLDPSLVQKAVKRAVTAAGVSKAASCHTFRHSFATHLLERGQDIRTIQELLGHKDVSTTMIYTHVLNRGPLGVRSPADIL, from the coding sequence ATGACCATGACCCCCGAGGCCAAACCTGCAGGCCTGATCCAGCGCTATCGGGAGGAGCTGCAAACCCGCCACTACGCGCGGAGGACGGTGAAGACCTATGAGCTGTGGTTGAGACGGTTTCTTCGTTTCCACAACCTGCGGCATCCCCGGGAGATGGGCAGCGCCGAGGTGAACAGCTTCCTCACCCACCTGGCGGTGGACCTGCAGGTGAGCCCCTCCACCCAGAACCAGGCCCTGGCAGCGCTCCTGTTTCTGTACCGGGAGCTGTTGGATCGTGACCTCGAGCTGGATGGCGTGGTGCGCGCCAGGAACCGACGCCGGTTGCCGGTGGTGCTGAGCGAGGCCGAGGTGCGTGCTGTTCGCGACCACCTGGAGGGGGATCCGGCCCTGGTGGTGGGACTGCTTTATGGGAGCGGCCTGCGCTTGATGGAAGCCCTGCGGCTGCGCGTGAAGGATCTGGACTTTGAACGGCGGGAACTGTCCGTGCGGGATGGGAAAGGGGGTAAAGACCGACTCACCCTGCTGCCCCAGAGCCTGGTGGCAGACCTGAAGCACCACCTGCTGGGTGTGCGCAGACTGCATAGGCTGGATCTGGCTGCCGGGTGGGGCCAGGTGCTGATGCCCCATGCCCTGGCAAGGAAGTACCCAAACGCCGCTCGGGAGTGGGCCTGGCAGTGGGTGTTCCCCCAGGAGCATCGCTGGCACGATCGAACCTCAGGCACCCAGGGACGCCACCATCTGGATCCGAGCCTGGTGCAGAAAGCCGTGAAGCGGGCAGTTACTGCCGCTGGAGTATCCAAGGCAGCAAGCTGCCACACGTTCCGCCATTCGTTTGCCACCCACCTGCTGGAGCGCGGCCAGGACATCCGCACGATCCAGGAATTGCTGGGCCACAAGGACGTAAGCACCACGATGATCTACACCCACGTGCTCAACCGTGGGCCGCTGGGCGTGCGCAGCCCCGCCGACATTCTGTAG
- a CDS encoding class II aldolase/adducin family protein, whose translation MAATEQELRQQLVATARAMGTAGINQGTSGNLSARIPCGLLITPSGVPYDAMAPGDLLAIGFDGHPLAAPEASAGDAPDQTLRPSSEWRLHADLLRCRPDVEAVLHCHSIQATALACHGRPIPPFHYMVVIAGGADIRCAPYATFGSQELSDLALEALEDRRACLLAQHGQVCLGGSLAQALRLAIEVETLAHMYLQALQLGEPPQLSLEEMGRVAERMAALHYGR comes from the coding sequence ATGGCGGCCACAGAGCAGGAGTTGCGACAGCAGCTGGTGGCCACGGCGCGGGCGATGGGCACTGCTGGCATCAACCAGGGCACCTCCGGCAACCTCTCGGCCCGGATCCCCTGCGGGCTGCTGATCACCCCCAGCGGTGTGCCCTACGACGCCATGGCCCCCGGCGATCTGCTGGCCATCGGCTTCGACGGCCATCCGCTGGCGGCGCCTGAGGCCAGCGCCGGCGACGCCCCGGACCAGACCCTGCGGCCCTCCTCGGAGTGGCGGCTCCATGCCGACCTGCTCCGCTGCCGGCCGGATGTGGAGGCGGTGCTGCACTGCCATTCGATCCAGGCCACCGCCCTGGCCTGCCACGGGCGCCCCATTCCCCCCTTCCACTACATGGTGGTGATCGCCGGCGGCGCCGATATCCGCTGCGCCCCCTACGCCACCTTCGGCAGCCAGGAGCTCTCGGATCTTGCTCTGGAGGCGCTGGAGGATCGCCGCGCCTGCCTGTTGGCCCAGCACGGCCAGGTGTGCCTGGGCGGCAGCCTGGCCCAGGCCCTGCGGCTGGCGATCGAGGTGGAAACCCTGGCCCACATGTACCTGCAGGCGCTGCAGCTGGGGGAGCCGCCGCAGCTCTCGCTGGAGGAGATGGGGCGGGTGGCCGAGCGCATGGCTGCGCTGCACTACGGCCGCTGA
- a CDS encoding prolyl oligopeptidase family serine peptidase, which produces MTSTPVFPPLSAAAVVGAAPSLKEPLLWRGHRFWLEQRPAEEGRTTLILRPRGSAAAIELTPAPWNLRSRVHTYGGGVYAVGDGRSDGAGPAPAALVFVHDGDRCLWHLPLDPATGLPQGAPTRLTPPAETPERAFGDGLIDPARQRWIGVMEIEGRDQLVAVPLQGGEPQPLHQPADFCGYACLSPDGGHLAWVEWQQPCMPWERSRLWLAAVGPDGTLQQPRPVAGSAPGDRRAIAVFQPLWIGPRQLVVAEDSSGWWNLQLLDLEGLDPEGAAGWQPLLPMAAEFAMPQWVYGMRTTCWDGQQLVAAACREGRWELGRVAHTGPAAGSAAAWNPIAVPFDDLAGLSAEAGSLVAVASDPTTPQGLLDLELASGSWGHTPVAASPLPPAAITPPQPLWFAGHGGRRTHAWFHPPAGGGHPQAPLLVKGHSGPTGMARRGLSLAIQYWTSRGWGVVDVNYGGSTGFGRAYRERLDGQWGVVDVADCAAAARAVVDAGLASPDRIAIEGGSAGGFTALAALCFTDVFGAGASRYGVADPAALARESHRFEARYLDGLIGPWPEASALYEARSPLAHAARIRCPVIFFQGLEDPVVPPEQTERMAAALEANGIPVEVRRFPGEGHGFRSAAVQVEVLEATEAFFARHFGLRQP; this is translated from the coding sequence TTGACCTCCACACCGGTTTTCCCACCCCTGAGCGCGGCCGCCGTCGTGGGGGCCGCCCCGAGCCTCAAGGAGCCCCTGCTCTGGCGGGGGCACCGCTTCTGGCTGGAGCAACGGCCCGCGGAGGAAGGACGCACCACCTTGATCCTGCGCCCCCGCGGATCGGCGGCGGCGATCGAGCTGACGCCAGCCCCCTGGAACCTGCGCAGCCGGGTGCACACCTACGGCGGCGGGGTCTACGCGGTGGGCGACGGCCGCAGCGACGGAGCCGGCCCCGCCCCGGCCGCCCTGGTGTTCGTGCATGACGGCGACCGCTGCCTCTGGCATCTGCCCCTGGACCCGGCCACGGGCCTGCCCCAGGGCGCCCCGACCCGCCTGACCCCGCCAGCGGAAACCCCCGAGCGCGCCTTCGGCGACGGCCTGATCGATCCGGCGCGGCAGCGCTGGATCGGCGTGATGGAGATCGAGGGCCGCGACCAGCTGGTGGCCGTGCCGCTGCAGGGGGGAGAGCCCCAGCCGCTGCATCAGCCTGCGGACTTCTGCGGCTACGCCTGCCTGAGCCCCGATGGGGGCCACCTGGCCTGGGTGGAGTGGCAGCAGCCCTGCATGCCCTGGGAGCGGAGCCGTCTCTGGCTGGCGGCGGTGGGCCCGGACGGCACCCTGCAGCAGCCCCGGCCGGTGGCCGGTTCCGCCCCGGGCGACCGCCGGGCCATCGCCGTGTTCCAGCCCCTCTGGATCGGCCCCCGCCAGCTGGTGGTGGCCGAGGACAGCAGCGGCTGGTGGAACCTCCAACTGCTGGATCTGGAGGGGCTGGATCCGGAAGGAGCGGCGGGCTGGCAGCCGCTGCTGCCGATGGCGGCGGAGTTCGCCATGCCCCAGTGGGTGTACGGGATGCGCACCACCTGCTGGGATGGCCAGCAGCTGGTGGCCGCGGCCTGCCGGGAGGGGCGCTGGGAACTGGGCCGGGTGGCCCACACAGGGCCGGCGGCCGGGAGCGCCGCTGCCTGGAACCCGATCGCCGTGCCCTTCGACGATCTGGCCGGCCTGAGTGCCGAGGCCGGCAGCCTGGTGGCGGTGGCCAGCGATCCCACCACCCCCCAGGGGCTGCTGGACCTCGAGCTGGCCAGCGGATCCTGGGGCCACACCCCCGTGGCTGCGTCACCGCTGCCGCCCGCCGCCATCACGCCGCCGCAACCGCTCTGGTTCGCCGGCCATGGGGGCAGGCGCACCCATGCCTGGTTCCATCCCCCGGCCGGAGGCGGCCATCCCCAGGCTCCTCTGCTGGTGAAGGGGCACAGCGGCCCCACCGGCATGGCCCGCCGCGGGCTCAGCCTGGCGATTCAGTACTGGACGAGCCGCGGCTGGGGCGTGGTGGATGTGAACTACGGCGGCTCCACCGGCTTCGGCCGGGCCTACCGGGAGCGCCTCGATGGCCAGTGGGGCGTGGTGGATGTGGCCGACTGCGCCGCGGCCGCCCGGGCCGTGGTGGATGCCGGCCTGGCCAGCCCGGATCGGATCGCCATCGAGGGCGGCAGCGCCGGCGGCTTCACCGCCCTGGCGGCGCTGTGCTTCACCGACGTGTTCGGCGCCGGTGCCAGCCGCTATGGGGTGGCCGACCCCGCTGCCCTGGCGCGGGAGAGCCACCGTTTCGAGGCCCGCTACCTCGATGGGCTGATCGGCCCCTGGCCGGAGGCCAGCGCTCTCTACGAAGCACGCTCACCCCTGGCCCATGCCGCGCGAATCCGCTGCCCGGTGATCTTCTTCCAGGGCCTGGAGGATCCGGTGGTGCCGCCCGAGCAGACCGAGCGGATGGCGGCGGCGCTGGAGGCCAACGGCATCCCGGTGGAGGTGCGGCGCTTCCCCGGCGAGGGGCACGGCTTCCGCAGCGCCGCCGTGCAGGTGGAAGTGCTGGAGGCCACCGAGGCGTTCTTTGCCCGTCACTTTGGATTGCGCCAGCCCTGA
- the def gene encoding peptide deformylase has product MARSFAQMARSAELSSRVQVPKEPVDQPPLEIHTLGDAVLRTPARRISKVDEAVRELARDMLRSMYTAKGIGLAAPQVGVHKQLLVIDLDPDNPATPPMVLINPEIRSFGGSLDTYEEGCLSIPGVYLNVVRPTAVEVSFRDEMGRPQKLRTDGLLARCIQHEMDHLNGVLFVDRVTDEISLNEELKQQGFDRNAVHTIR; this is encoded by the coding sequence TTGGCTCGCAGCTTCGCCCAGATGGCACGCTCGGCGGAACTGTCCAGCCGTGTGCAGGTGCCCAAGGAGCCCGTGGATCAGCCCCCGTTGGAGATCCACACCCTGGGTGATGCGGTTCTGCGCACGCCCGCCCGCCGCATCAGCAAGGTGGATGAGGCGGTGCGGGAGCTGGCCCGCGACATGCTGCGCAGCATGTACACCGCCAAGGGAATCGGCCTGGCCGCTCCCCAGGTGGGCGTGCACAAGCAGCTGCTGGTGATCGATCTGGATCCCGACAACCCGGCCACCCCGCCGATGGTGCTGATCAACCCCGAGATCCGCTCCTTCGGTGGCTCCCTCGACACCTATGAGGAGGGTTGCCTCAGCATTCCCGGGGTCTACCTCAATGTGGTGCGCCCCACGGCGGTGGAGGTGAGCTTCCGCGATGAGATGGGCCGCCCCCAGAAACTGCGCACCGACGGCCTGCTGGCGCGCTGCATCCAGCACGAGATGGACCATCTCAACGGGGTGCTGTTCGTGGATCGCGTCACCGACGAGATCAGCCTCAACGAGGAACTGAAGCAGCAGGGCTTCGATCGCAACGCCGTCCACACCATCCGCTGA
- a CDS encoding DUF3747 domain-containing protein: MTTVPVRAVMEFSALPPLQARSAIGTMAGRARRWSLALLAPLALGGAIEPAAAAALFDAIDLNPQSFVLVAAPIGNGERAQLNIYEQIRDTRPCFAVNGGAPGLVDPLLSTFDFTGICGRFIDANGYSVRVGGTDLGSSYRLSVVRSSNDNLLLAVPTKPGAGPEMVVARTQGPGSGFLQLVFESGWQLKRRSYQGRTLGHIYIYRDSWPDQLADQPGPDPMTPPAVPESNGG, from the coding sequence ATGACCACCGTTCCGGTCCGAGCCGTGATGGAGTTCTCCGCACTGCCACCCCTCCAGGCCCGCAGCGCGATCGGCACCATGGCAGGGAGGGCACGTCGATGGTCGCTGGCCCTGCTGGCGCCGCTGGCTCTCGGCGGTGCCATCGAGCCCGCGGCGGCCGCGGCCCTGTTCGATGCCATCGATCTCAACCCCCAGAGCTTCGTGCTGGTGGCCGCTCCGATCGGCAACGGGGAGCGAGCCCAGCTGAACATCTATGAGCAGATCCGCGACACCCGCCCCTGCTTCGCGGTGAACGGGGGCGCCCCCGGGCTGGTGGACCCGCTGCTGTCCACCTTCGATTTCACCGGCATCTGCGGCCGCTTCATCGATGCGAACGGCTACTCCGTGCGGGTCGGCGGCACCGATCTGGGCTCCAGCTACCGCCTGAGCGTGGTGCGCAGCAGCAACGACAACCTGCTGCTGGCGGTGCCCACCAAGCCCGGAGCCGGGCCGGAGATGGTGGTGGCCCGCACCCAGGGCCCGGGCAGCGGCTTCCTGCAGCTGGTGTTCGAATCCGGCTGGCAGTTGAAGCGTCGCTCCTACCAGGGCCGCACCCTGGGCCACATCTACATCTACCGGGATTCCTGGCCGGATCAGCTGGCTGACCAGCCCGGGCCGGACCCGATGACCCCTCCGGCCGTGCCCGAATCCAACGGCGGCTGA
- the rpsU gene encoding 30S ribosomal protein S21, which yields MTQVTVGENEGIESALRRFKRQVSKAGIFADLKRLRHHETPTEKYKRKAQQRRRRR from the coding sequence ATGACCCAGGTCACCGTCGGCGAAAACGAAGGAATCGAATCGGCACTTCGCCGCTTCAAGCGCCAGGTGTCCAAGGCGGGCATCTTCGCTGACCTCAAGCGTCTGCGTCACCACGAAACCCCCACCGAGAAGTACAAGCGCAAGGCCCAGCAGCGCCGTCGCCGCCGCTGA
- a CDS encoding YifB family Mg chelatase-like AAA ATPase: MLARCSSAALRGLDAHQVTVEVDIGPGLPALQMVGLADAAVQESRERVRSALRHSGFRVPLSRVVVNLAPADLPKQGPGLDLPIALGLLLASGQLQPAALEGVWSLGELGLDGRLRPVRGLLSVALKAQEAGARGLLVPAGNAAEAALVSGLCAWGAESLAEAVQLLGHPDPPAARPAAQWPQAPSRSGADLADVQGQGHGRRALEIAAAGGHHLLLVGPPGSGKTMLARCLAGLLPPLRRSEALELTRIQSVAGLLPEGVGLARARPFRSPHHSCSGAALVGGGANPRPGELALAHHGVLFLDELTEFRREVLDLLRQPLESGEIWIHRARHSARFPCAISLVAATNPCSCGWFGDPQRECSCGEAARLRYWSRLSGPLLDRLDLQVVMRRPDAGSLGDAYRSTAAGCNEASAQVAARVQNARRRMARRNPGGLSNGRLPTTELRPVLQLEANALELWEAALRQRRLTARGGERLLRVARTIADLQGDDTIAAAAVAEALTYRSFDGLEVGA; this comes from the coding sequence ATGTTGGCACGCTGCAGCAGTGCGGCCCTGCGGGGCCTGGACGCCCACCAGGTGACGGTGGAGGTGGACATCGGTCCCGGGCTGCCGGCCCTGCAGATGGTGGGTCTGGCCGATGCGGCGGTGCAGGAATCGCGGGAGCGGGTGCGCTCCGCCCTGCGGCACAGCGGCTTCCGGGTGCCCCTCAGCCGGGTGGTGGTGAACCTGGCCCCGGCGGATCTGCCCAAGCAGGGCCCGGGCCTCGACCTGCCCATCGCGCTCGGGCTGCTGCTGGCCAGTGGGCAGCTCCAGCCGGCAGCACTCGAAGGGGTGTGGAGCCTGGGGGAACTGGGCCTCGACGGGCGCCTGCGGCCGGTGCGGGGCCTGCTGAGCGTGGCGCTCAAGGCCCAGGAAGCCGGAGCCCGGGGACTGCTGGTGCCGGCCGGAAATGCCGCCGAGGCGGCCCTGGTGAGCGGCCTGTGCGCCTGGGGAGCCGAGAGCCTGGCCGAGGCGGTGCAGCTGCTGGGCCATCCGGATCCACCGGCGGCCCGGCCTGCCGCCCAGTGGCCTCAGGCCCCATCCCGGAGTGGAGCCGATCTGGCGGATGTGCAGGGACAGGGCCACGGGCGCCGGGCCCTGGAGATCGCCGCGGCCGGTGGCCATCACCTGCTGCTGGTGGGCCCGCCGGGGAGCGGCAAGACGATGCTGGCCCGCTGCCTGGCCGGGCTGCTGCCGCCGCTGCGGCGCAGCGAGGCACTCGAACTCACCCGGATCCAGTCCGTGGCCGGGCTGCTGCCGGAAGGGGTGGGCCTGGCACGGGCCCGGCCCTTCCGCAGCCCGCACCACAGCTGCTCCGGGGCCGCCCTGGTGGGCGGTGGCGCCAATCCACGCCCCGGCGAACTGGCCCTGGCCCATCACGGTGTGCTGTTCCTCGACGAGCTCACCGAATTCCGCCGGGAGGTGCTCGACCTGCTGCGCCAGCCCCTCGAGAGCGGTGAGATCTGGATCCACCGGGCTCGCCACAGCGCCCGCTTTCCCTGTGCCATCAGCCTGGTGGCGGCCACCAACCCCTGCAGCTGCGGCTGGTTCGGCGATCCGCAGCGGGAGTGCAGCTGCGGGGAAGCGGCGCGCCTTCGCTACTGGAGCCGGCTGTCAGGACCGCTGCTGGATCGGCTCGACCTGCAGGTGGTGATGCGTCGGCCCGATGCCGGCAGCCTTGGCGACGCCTACCGCAGCACAGCGGCCGGCTGCAACGAGGCAAGCGCCCAGGTGGCCGCCAGGGTGCAGAACGCCCGCCGGCGCATGGCCCGGCGCAATCCGGGCGGGCTCAGCAACGGGCGTCTGCCCACCACGGAGCTGCGCCCGGTGCTCCAGCTCGAGGCCAACGCCCTGGAACTCTGGGAGGCGGCCCTGCGGCAGCGGCGGCTCACGGCCCGGGGCGGAGAGCGCCTGCTGCGGGTGGCCCGCACCATCGCCGACCTGCAGGGAGACGACACCATCGCTGCGGCGGCGGTGGCTGAGGCCCTCACCTACCGCAGCTTCGATGGTCTGGAGGTCGGCGCCTGA
- a CDS encoding histidine triad nucleotide-binding protein: MSSAVPEPSQDTIFGRILRGEIPCDQVYADEQCLAFRDVAPQAPVHILVIPRRPIVSLAEAQIEDAALLGHLLLVAATVAREQGLEGFRTVINSGASAGQSVFHLHVHVIGGRPLAWPPG, from the coding sequence ATGTCGAGTGCCGTGCCCGAGCCTTCCCAGGACACGATCTTCGGGCGGATCCTGCGGGGCGAGATCCCCTGTGACCAGGTGTATGCCGACGAGCAGTGCCTCGCCTTCCGGGACGTGGCGCCCCAGGCGCCGGTGCACATCCTGGTGATTCCCCGCCGGCCGATCGTGAGCCTGGCGGAAGCCCAGATCGAGGATGCCGCCCTGCTCGGCCACCTGCTGCTGGTGGCGGCCACGGTGGCCCGGGAGCAGGGGCTGGAGGGTTTCCGCACGGTGATCAACAGCGGCGCCTCCGCCGGTCAGAGCGTGTTCCATCTGCATGTCCACGTGATCGGGGGACGGCCCCTGGCCTGGCCGCCCGGCTGA